The window GTGTGGAAGATGCTTTTAAGGCTGCAGGGATTTTTTTCGTTGCAATACTGCAAGCGGCCACTGGGGGGAGACACCTTATCCACATCTATTAATACATTCATGGTTCAGGTCAGAGTCGGGGTTAAAGGTCAGAGATGCATTATGTCAACGAGGGTCCTCACAAGgacagacgtgtgtgtgtgtgtgtgtgtgtgtgtgtgtgtgtgtgtgagtctgtgttcACAAACTATTCATCACAAAATCAACAGAATTCtctgaaacaacacaaactaACGTCTAACTCTCTGATCACACCACCTACACCTGTCTACACCGTCCTACGGAAGCCCGGAGTGGCCAACAGCTCAACATCATTAATCAGGTTTTTATGGTGAAAACAGAACCTCGTGTCTCCAGTATGTcgcagtggttcccaacctttccCAACGTCTCCTGGGACCCTCCTCACATGTTGCAGATTATCGTCTTGATTCATCGGTTAAacgttttgtccataaaatgtcagaaaatagtgaaaaatatccgTTAAAGTTCCCGACAGCCCAAAGTTACACCTTCAGTCGTCTGGTTgtgtccaacagtccaaaaatattcagtttatcttCATGTtccacaaagaaaagcaataaatcatcacattagCTTATTTTTTAAGGTTTGCTTGacaaaaaatgactaaaacgacgattcaaatgtcaaaatagttgctgatgaatctttttcattgattgattaatcaacttattctgttttatctgaataaataaaaaaataatttagaggtaaaatacagaaatccacaagaaataaagcaaaGCTTTAGCAAGCTTgaagaaaaatcacaattttgtgtttgaaatgtgttttttttctgtatctatCCTGTCCtgtcatctcatgacccctttCATTAATCCAGCGACCCCTTTTGGGGGTCCcaacccccaggttgggaaccactgatctaCCGTGCTGGAGAAGGAAAACCTTGTAAGTGAAAGTGTCAGTGACACACAGATCCTCCTATAATTCATGTGTTTATTGTTATTGATGGTGGAAATATTTCACAGATATgatcatgtttctgtgtgacatcacagacaTAAATAATCTTCCAGGTGTCCTTTAAAGGTCAGTTCAGCAGTGAAATAATGTGATATTTACTGATATACATTAAAAAGTTGCtgttttctgcattttaaaTTTTCCCACAGATGtcagagaaaacagcaacatctcACTCGCTCCAGCAGTCCTGAGCTGAAATAAATACGGGCCCCGTTCATTATTGTCTTTCCATGGAGCTAGGCTAACactttccccctgcttccagtctttgtgctaagctaggctaacactttccccctgcttccagtctttgtgctaagctaggctaacactttccccctgcttccagtctttgtgctaagctaggctaacatgTCCTGGACCTGTTGCAAACAAAGTGATCTGACTCTGAGACACAAATGTTGGACTGTTCCTTTAAGTTACGATAAACACAAAGAgattaaaattataaataaatcaacaacagTACTGTctctttaaatttaaagtttttcatctaaaccacagactgtaaacaaataTGGACGacgtgtctccacttcctgccgctGTGCAAAACTGAAGCCAAAAGATCTCCTTTCCGGGAGCGGCCATCTTGgttgtgtgacgtcatttggagccagagtccgCGCAGTAGAGTCGGGCGGTGGGATGACGGCTCGCaggacacgccccctcagccgtCCTGCGGCCAGACGGAGtcatgatgtcacaccccctttttatatcgtcaaattactgattaaaaacaaactgatcagATAAATGAGCACATGGACAAACATCAGCCTGATAAGAACGACGTCAAATAACAGAAACCGTCTTTGGGAAAAATCtatttgatgtgtactttgatGTTTTAGTTTGGTTCACGTCccatctgctaacatggagggggcgggacttatgacccGTACTGCAGCAGCCACCAGGAggcgatccagatgttttggcttcacttttggggagctgtcatggcgtccatctttatatacagttaaccAGTCAGACCAGAGCCATAAACAACCACAGTTAACCAGTCAGACCAGAGCCATTAACAACCACAGTTAACCAGTCAGACCAGAGCCATAAACAACCACAGTTAACCAGTCAGACCAGAGCCATTAACAGCCACAGTTAACCAGTCAGACCAGAGCCATAAACAACCACAGTTAACCAGTCAGACCAGAGCCATAAACAGCTGGAGTTAACCAGTCAGACCAGAGCCATAAACAGCTGGAGTTAACCAGTCAGACCAGAGCCATAAACAGCTGGAGTTAACCAGTCAGACCAGAGCCATAAACAGCTGGAGTTAACCAGTCAGACCAGAGCCATTAACAACCACAGTTAACCAGTCAGACCAGAGCCATTAACAACCACAGTTAACCAGTCAGACCAGAGCCATTAACAACCACAGTTAACCAGTCAGACCAGAGCCATAAACAGCTGGAGTTAACCAGTCAGACCAGAGCCATAAACAGCCACAGTTAACCAGTCAGACCAGAGCCATAAACAGCTGGAGTTAACCAGTCAGACCAGAGCCATAAACAGCCACAGTTAACCAGTCAGACCAGAGCCATAAACAGCCACAGTTAACCAGTCAGACCAGAGCCATAAACAGCTGGAGTTAACCAGTCAGACCAGAGCCATAAACAGCTGGAGTTAACCAGTCAGACCAGAGCCATAAACAGCTGGAGTTAACCAGTCAGACCAGAGCCATAAACAGCCACAGTTAACCAGTCAGACCAGAGCCATAAACAGCCACAGTTAACCAGTCAGACCAGAGCCATAAACAGCCACAGTTAACCAGTCAGACCAGAGCCATAAACAGCTGGAGTTAACCAGTCAGACCAGAGCCATAAACAGCTGGAGTTAACCAGTCAGACCAGAGCCATTAACAGCCACAGTTAACCAGTCAGACCAGAGCCATAAACAGCTGGAGTTAACCAGTCAGACCAGAGCCATAAACAGCCGGAGTTGCTGCAGGTGGTTCTTGGATATGATGTCACACTTTGCTGTATAGGAAGTTGAAAGAggaaacatgcaaaacaaaaaacgaGACTGAGGCGTAACCTAGCAAcaagggtcagaggtcagagcaTCCTTGGAGGGAAGTGACAGTTGATTGACAGGTCTGTGGGAACTACGACAGCACTGATTGGTTGATTTTCTTTAAAGAAATCCTGCCTCCTGCTGCctctcacacactcatgcagataagcccctccccctccatgcagtcacagccaatcagaattcAGCAGCTGGTCGCTCAGCAGTTGCCAGAGTTGCGAAACTCTCCGTTCTCAGTGATCTGCAGGGATGACGTGTTGCTAGGCGACAGGCCGTTCCTCTGTGATGTCACCGCGTAGCGTTCCTTCAGCTGAGTCAGAGCTGCCATCAGACGGCTGTTCGCAGCGTCGAGACTCGCAATCCTCTTctcctgagagacagacaggtagacagacaggtaaacagacaggtagacagacaggtaaacagacaggtagacagacgggtagacagacaggtaaacagacaggtagacagacaggtaaacagacaggtaaacagacaggtagacagacaggtaaacagatagatagacagacaggtagacagacaggtaaacagacaggtagacagacgggtagacagacaggtaaacagacaggtaaacagacaggtgaacagacaggtagacagacaggtagacagacaggtagacagacaggtaaacagacaggtagacagacaggtagacagacaggtgaacagacaggtagacagacaggtagacagacaggtagacagacaggtagacagacaggtagatagatagacagacaggtagacagacaggtaaacagacaggtagacagacaggtagacagacaggtagacagacaggtagatagatagacagacgggtagacagacaggtagacagacaggtaaacagacaggtagacagacaggtagacagacaggtagacagacaggtagatagatagacagacaggtagacagacaggtagacagacaggtgaacagacgggtagacagacaggtaaacagacaggtagacagacaggtaaacagacaggtagacagacgggtagacagacaggtagacagacaggtaaacagacaggtagacagacaggtagacagacaggtgaacagacaggtagacagacaggtagacagacaggtagacagacaggtagacagacaggtagatagatagacagacaggtagacagacaggtaaacagacaggtagacagacaggtaaacagacaggtagacagacgggtagacagacaggtagacagacaggtaaacagacaggtagacagacaggtagacagacaggtagacagacaggtagacagacaggtagacagacaggtagagagacaggtagagagacagacagacaggtagacagacaggtaaacagacaggtagacagacaggtaaacagacaggtagacagatagatagacagacaggtagacagacaggtgaacagacaggtagacagacaggtagacagacaggtagatagatagacagacaggtagacagacaggtagatagatagacagacaggtagacagacaggtgaacagacaggtagacagacaggtagacagacaggtagatagatagacagacaggtagacagacaggtagatagatagacagacaggtagacagacaggtagatagatagacagacaggtagacagacaggtagatagatagacagacaggtgaacagacaggtagacagacaggtagacagacaggtaaacagacaggtagacagacagatagacagacaggtgaacagacaggtagacagacaggtagacagacaggtagacagacaggtagacagaccTGAGCCTCTATGATCTTCTGTTTGGAGTCCACCACAGCCTGCATGTCAGAATGAtccttcttcagctcctcctctaCAGCCATCAACCTGCACAGGTGAGACAGGAGACCTGAATacagactgcacacacacacacacacacgcacacacacacacacacacacacacacacacacacaggtagatagacagacaggtgtgctgACCTGCTGATGATGCTGTTCATCTGGAGATCTTTATCGTCCTgcagcctcctcagtctgcTCTCTGTGTCCTCCAACCGAGCCTGAAGTCACAGGTGAGTGAAGATGGAGAGTTTCAGGTATTTAAATGAGTTTGTGCTGTTTACGTTGAAACACCTGACAGACAGAGACGAGGGCATACAGACCATCAGCCTGACAGACAGAGACGAGGGCATATGGACAATCAGCCTGACAGACAGAGACGAGGGCATACAGACCCTCGGCCTGACAGACAGAGACGAGGGTATACAGACCCTCGGCCTGACAGACAGCGATGAGGGCATACAGACCTTCAGCCTGACAGACAGCGATGAGGGCATACAGACCCTCAGCCTGACAGACAGCGATGAGGGCATACAGACCCTCAGCctgacagacagatatgaggGTATACAGACCCTCTGCCTGACAGACATGCATGAGGGAATATTAGACCCCATAGACCCTGCCTGGTACATAAACACTGCTCTCTAAGGCTTAATGTCTCCGTTCATAACTGTACAGGGTGAATTTTTATAgaactcacctgtttaaatgttattaaagcttaaagttctgcataattaACGATGCGGCTGCTTTGAGCGACAGGTCGTTAGGTCGTTTGTTTCAGTaaccaggcttcattcggccgcctcagctccacctctttgcctcTTCTGGATTAGCCGGGAGTTAGGCGGAGTCATGGGCGGAGTCAAGTGCTGCTAAGATGGTGACAGCTAGAGCCGCCCACGTTGAGCTTCAAAACCCTCAGAAACCAACAAGTGACATCACAGaggctacgtccatattttacGTCCAtatccttctcctaacttacaaagcccttaatggtcagacaccatcatatcttaaagagctcataataccgtattatcccactagaacactgtgctcccagtatgcagcttactggtggttcctacagtctttaaaagtagaatgggaggcagagccttcagctatcaggctcctctcctgtggaaccatctaccggattcagtccggggtgcagacaccctctctatgtttaagagtaggcttcaaactttcctttttgataaagcttatagttagggccgaccaggctcgccttggatcagcccttagtgatgctgctataggcctagactgctgggggacttcccatgatgcactgagctcctctctcctcctcctcctctccatctgtatgcattcatgtaacatcaatgcatgtcactaactttgcttcttccccggagttttttgtgttttctcatcttgcaggaacctctgggttctgggccgaaccttcgcggtcctgtTAGTGTCTTTCcagctattgctgctgttactgttattgttatgattgttgttctcctgtcccccccccccccctttccctctttctttctctctcaacccaactggtcaaacCAGATGGCGCCCACCATGAGTCTGGTTCTGCTGGAGGTTTCTACCTGTTAAAGGAGAGTTTTCACTCGTGCTGCTCATGGgaggaactgttgggtctctgtgaaaagtgccctgagatgaattttgttgtgatttggcgctatatgaataaaaattgattgattgattgattgattgattgattttttacagtctatgctaATAACACCTATCATGTGACCTCTTTATCAGTTAGTAATATATGAACGTGAATCTGAGTTCAGCCTCATGGACACAAGAACACAGAGTCTGTACGTAAAGACGCAGCTTCCCGTCGTTTGGAGCCAGAAGTTAAACATTAAACTTCAGTCCTGCAGGCGggacagcagcaggtgagccagctgtcaatcacagctgtcaatcaacaaccagacagacagacagacagacagacagacagacagacaggtatcTCAGGTGTGTGACTCACCTGGTACTCCTGCAGCATGCGCTGGTTCTGCTGATCCTGGACCAGCAGACGGGCTTCACACTCCTCCTGCCGCAGCGCTGCAACTCGCAACTTCTCCTGCAGCAACGCAATCTCCTGCtgatactgcacacacacacacacacacacacacacacacacacacacacacacacacacacacacacacacacgaacacaaaCAAGACTACAGGTGATTACACTTCAACGCCTGTATACCTGCTCCCGATGCATGCTGGGTAACGCAGGCTGTTCTGGTGTGAAGAACAGGAACAGACAGGAAACGCTCTTGTTACCTTATCGATGAGGGCGTCGTCATGGCGATCGTCCTCCGTCTCTCCATAGGAGGAGGCAGAGTTCATGTTGAGCAGCCAGGCGGCGGTACGATCCAACGCACAGGGAGACGgagcctgaacacacacacacacacacacacacacacacacacacacacacacacacacacatataaacacacacacacacacacatataaacacacacacacacacacatataaacacacacacacacacacacacacacacacacacacacatataaacacacacacacacacacacacatataaacacacacacacacagacacacatataaacacacacacacacacacacacatataaacacacacacacacacatataaacacacacacacacacacatataaacacacacacacatacacacatataaacaaacacacacacacacacacacatataaacaaatacacacacacacacacacatacgcttaTACTGATGTGTTGCTATAGCAACCATCTGAATGTTAGAACATGAACCAGAAATTAGACTCCACCCAGACCGAATCTgtcatttccatgacaacagtAAACCAAAAACATTACCAGAGCCATCAGCGTCAGGcaggttgccatggtaacagacTGGTTACCTTGGTAGCCGGTCGTTGTTTCTCGGGGCTGTCTCCTTTGGACGACGAGGACGTCTGTCTGAGCCGTGACTGGCCGCTGCTCGGCCAATCAGGACTTGATGACATCATACTGCCAGAGGCGGGGCGAGGAGGGTAGGCGGAGCCTCCGCCACCGCTGAGCATGCTGGGAGGTGTCCGGCCGCGAGGCGGGCCAGGCGGAgcggaggaggggggagggggctGGTCGATGCGTCTCTGAGGACCCGATGAAGTCTGACGAGGGGGGGCGGAGCTACCTGAGAAGCAGAGCGAGAGcaaactgtgacatcatcagatatTAGGGCCACTGAGAATAAAGATTGGAGATTTGGgaaaattataagaaaaaaagtcagaatattTTGAGTCAAACACAGCGCTGATATATAAACGTAtacttcatgtgtgtgtgtgtatatatataaatatatatgtatgaggTCGGTGTTTACCTGTGAGCGTGTCGGTGAGTGACAGCGCTCGGCGGGAGTATTCTtctccgctgctgctgctcgacATGGCCGACATCCTCTCTCCGCGTTCCCCTCGCTCAGCCCCGCTCAGCCCCACGGACATCTGGGTAAGAAACGCCGGTTTGGTCGCCATGGCGTTTCTGTCGTCAGCGTTTCCCTGAGACCCCACCGAGCCGTCAGATGGTGTGGCGTCGGCCTGCTGCTGCGGTTGCCGTGGTGATGTGGCGGTCATGTGATACACAGGGTTCTGGAAAGACAGGGGGAGGAGCCCCGTCCTGCGCTGCCATTGGCTGTCATCTAGGCCGTCGCTAGGGGAGGAGTCCTGCAGGTCGACCAGAGACAGACTGCGGCTCTCGTTGGTCAGCTCTGGCCCCTCCCTCCGGCTCCCATTGGTCATTTCAAATCCCGCCTCATTCTCATTGGGCTCTGAGTACGAAGAGCTCGGTGCAGGAGAGCCCTGCAGGCCTGCAGCAcaggaaaggtcagaggtcacacacTGAGCTCAGGGGTTACAGAAGAGCATGgataaaggtcaaaggtcacctgaGGCCGGCTGCAGGCTTGATCCTTTGGTGACAAAGAACAAATCTTTGTTCTCTGGAGTCGGAGACGGAAGTCTGGTGAAATCTACCAaactagacacacacacacacacacacacacacacacacttattaaTGACTTATAAGAGTAGTCACAGATCAATATCATTTACagatttataaaaataatatcCTTGCAACCACATCAAACACCATAACACCTTACTGCCCACAAACACTGTCAACTTCTACATGGCTAATTGGCAACATTCTGCTAACTAGTTAAAAATGTTAGCAACCACCTTGAGAGTAATTAGCAAGAAGAATATTTGCTAGTGAGGACATGTAAAACACCCAAACAACTGCTCAGTGAATCCCTACCAACAACACCCTAGCAACCAAACTGAACACCTTAGTGACCACTTTATTACCAGCCACTAATGACCTGGCAACCACCTCTTATCTTCATCTGAGCAGCGCCTTTGTAACCATGTAGCAAAATGCTAGCAACCACATCTCATGTGCTAACCCTCCTTCCAGTCCCACGCCACCCTGCAGGCCAATGGAGGGATTACAGGCCgccagaggaggagagaggggcgGAGACAGTGGGGGCGGAGACACCACACGCTGAGGCTCTGGAGAGGATACAGACACGCCCCCAGGGTTAGCCACGCCCCCAGGGTTAGCCAGAGCCGCCGACACGTCTCTAAGGATCCGAGGAAGGGGACCGAGCTTTGACAGGCTCGACTGaggaaggacagacagacagaggtgtGTTACTGGTCAGGTTTGTTAACTGGTCAGGTGTGTAACTGGTCAGGTGTGTAATGGTCAGGTATGTTACTGGTCAGGTGTGTAACTAGTCAGGTGTGTAACTAGTCAAGTGTATTACTAGTCAGGTGTGTTACTGGTCAGGTTTGTAACTGGTCAGGTGTGTAACTAGTCGGGTGTGCAACTGGTCAGATGTGTTACTGGTCAGGTGTGTTACTGGTCAGGTGTGTAACTAGTCGGTGTGCAACTGGTCAGATGTGTTACTGGTCAGGTGTGTAACTAGTCGGTGTGCAACTGGTCAGATGTGTTACTGGTCAGGTGTGTTACTGGTCAGGTGTGTTACTGGTCAGATGTGTAACTGGTCAGGTGTGTAACTGGTTAGGTGTGTAACTGGTCAGGTGTGTTAACTGGTCAGATGTGTAACGGGTCAGGTGTGTTACTGGTCAGGTGTGTAACTGGTCAGGTGTGTTAACTGGTCAGATGTGTAACGGGTCAGGTGTGTAACTGGTCAGGTGTGTTACTGGTCAGGTGTGTAACTGGTCAGGTGTGTAACTGGTTAGGTGTGTAACTGGTCAGGTGTGTTAACTGGTCAGATGTGTAACGGGTCAGGTGTGTAACTAGTCGGTGTGCAACTGGTCAGATGTGTTACTGGTCAGGTGTGTTACTGGTCAGGTGTGTAACTGGTCAGGTGTGTAACTGGTCGGTGTGCAACTGGTCAGATGTGTTACTGGTCAGGTGTGTAACTAGTCAGTGTGCAACTGGTAAGGTGTGTTACTGGTCAGGTGTGTAACTGGTCAGGTGTGTTAACTGGTCAGGTGTGTAATTGGTTAGGTGTGTAACTGGTCAGATGTGTTACCTGGTCCAGTTCAGTCAGCAGGGTGTGCAGGCTGGACAGCTCTCGTCCAAGGTCGATGTATCCGTCGAAGCCGGCAGTGTGATTCAGTCCATCTGGGTTCGAGATCTCCTGCAGAAAACGCTGCATGCTGCTCCACTGCCGCTCCACAAAGTCATTCATGAACAGCATGTACTCCTCTTTAGTGCCGAACCTGCAACCACAGGTAACAGGTGAACACACAGGTACACCTATCACAGGCCTTCACAGTTTCAAACTGTGGTggactctgattggctgccagTCTGATTGAAAGACTCACTTGCTGAAGTTGGCGAGGTTCTGGATGACTTTAGCAATGAGGGTCAAAGTTCGCGCCGTGCGCTCGTCGGGGTATTCCTGCATCAGGTCGAACAGAGATGGTGACATCACAGCCGGACACAGGAAACGCAAGAACAACGAGGCACTGATGAGACGCTCGCTGATATCTGGTCGCCCCCGGTTACCACACTCCTGTCGCCATGACGCAAAAACCTCCTTCAGCTCCCGCGGAAACACCCTGAAGATGTACACGATACACTGAGCTGAGTGTGTTcagcagaggtggaagaagtattcagatcctttactgcagtaaaagtaccaatactgaaatgtaaaaatactccatcacaagtaaaagtcctgcatgaaataTCCTCCTACAGTacaagtacataagtattatgagcttgatgtagttaaagtattgcagtaaaagtacataagtattatgagcttgatgtagttaaagtattgcagtaaaagtacataagtattatgagcttgatgtagttaaagtattgcagtaaaagtacataagtattatgagcttgatgtagttaaagtattgcagtaaaagtacataagtattatgagcttgatgtagttaaagtattgcagtaaaagtacataagtattatgagcttgatgtagttaaagtattgcagtaaaagtacataagtattatgagcttgatgtagttaaagtattgcagtaaaagtagtggtttggtccctctgactgatatattattatatatgacatcattagattattaatagtgaagcatcagtgttagagcagcatgttactgttgtagctgctggaggtggagctagtttacactactttatatacagttagctagtttagtccagtggttcccaacctaggggtcgggcccctccaaagggtcagcagataaatctgaggggtggtgagatgattaatgggagaggaaagaagaaaaaacaaagttctgatacacaaatctgttttcagtttttagactttttctctaatctttgatttttgctgaaatattggatcatttgaacatttattgaaatgaaagcatgtgagaagtttagagggaaaaatcactatttggtggagctgttaacaactcatagacatgtgaaatgtgaccccgactacacactgctttttgtaagacgtcaaaagtgtgtgtgtgtgtatgtgtgtatatgtgtgtgtgtgtgtgtatttgtgtgtgtgtgtgtgtatatatgtgtgtgtgtgtgtgtgtgtgtacctgtatgAGTCGAGGATCTTGCAGAAAGCGAGTTCGCAGCACATCCTCAGGTTGGCCTGGTGCTCCGCGAGGTCAGAGGTCGCACAGCGGGACGGATCGACCTCACAGTTCTCATCTGACTCATACAGAGCTTTAATGAActcacctgcacacacagacacacacacacacacacacacacacacacacacacacagagtcactaTGTTCACTGTCATCAGGTGAAAGCTGTGAGGTCACATGGCCACTGTTTGTTTAGTATATTGTGTATTTCACTGTACTGtgttgtgtactttgtgtaacacattgtgtattttattgtattatgtGTATTGTTGTGTACTCTGCTGTGTACCCAGAGCATCCTGCAGGTACTTCTGTCCAATCAGCTTCAGGTACCCCTCGATGCTCTTTGTGGCCAGCGTGTTCTCCCTGAAGATCAGCTGGTCGTTGTCACGGCAACGGTCTACCTCCGACATCATCAGATCAGTCAGGAAGTCCTGCAgacaggggtcaaaggtcagtgtATAAGTGGGTGTGGCCTGTATGCTATGGGTGGGGTCCGTGTATAAGTGGGTGTGGCCTGTATGCTGTGGGGGCGTGGTTAGATTATAAGTGGATGTGACATGTATGCTGTGGGCGGGGTCAGTGTATAAGTGGGTGTGGCCTGTATGCTGTGGGCGGGGTCAGTGTGTAAATGGGTGTGGCCTGTATGCTGCGGGCGGGGTCAGTGTGCTAGTGGGTGTGGCCTGTATGCTGTGGGGGGATCAGTGTATTAGTGGGTGTGGCCTCATGCGGTGGGCAGGGTcagtgtgttagtgagtgtggCCTAATGTTGTGGGCGGGGTCAGTGTGTTAGTGGGTGTGGCCTCGTGTTGTGGGCGGGGCTACCTTGGCCTTGCCGGTGCTGTGCAGGATGTGTACGAGTGCAGCAGCGAGCTCTTCTTTGGCTCTCAGGCTGATGGAAGCTTCCAGTGTGTTGCAGAGCAGCAGATAGTTGGAGCTGATGTACTCTGCAAACTCTTTATACTGCTCCATCGGCAGGATGACGATACTCTGATAGCGAGCTTTGATTCGCACGGTGGGAACTGAAGACTTACCTGAAACACAACAGGGTCAGTTTATTATGAGGACTGGAGACAGTTTGGTACTTTGTGTAAACTCTAGTTTCAGTTGTATAACAGTTTGATTCATTAGAAACAGACACATGATTATAGACAACTGATAAGACCCCAGAGGATTAATCGATctattatatttacattgtttttttaattctccTCTAACATGTTAGCTTGTGTCTCTTTTGTTAGTTGTGTAAAGTCACTATTAGCTGTCATGGTAGTGATATATTTTAATGAGAGGATGACTTCATTTGATCACAATGTTTCACTT is drawn from Thunnus albacares chromosome 2, fThuAlb1.1, whole genome shotgun sequence and contains these coding sequences:
- the dab2ipa gene encoding disabled homolog 2-interacting protein isoform X1, with the translated sequence MHFCLSVPDGQERGLRRQSMPSSSALDTPTTRVTGFLSRRLKQSLRRTHSQPKLSRHSSMRSDLIAADSRCVMRRLRCGSQESLLSAGCVSSLELKMDQSVIIKPVHSSLLGQDYCFEVTTSTGTKCFSCRSAAERDKWMENLRRAVHPNKDNSRRLENILTVWVIEAKDLPAKKRYFCELCLDDSLYARTSCKLKTDNIFWGERFDFSSLPSISAVTLHLYKDTDRKRKKDKSSYVGLVNIPVAMVTGRQLVEKWYSVSTPSTSRGKSSVPTVRIKARYQSIVILPMEQYKEFAEYISSNYLLLCNTLEASISLRAKEELAAALVHILHSTGKAKDFLTDLMMSEVDRCRDNDQLIFRENTLATKSIEGYLKLIGQKYLQDALGEFIKALYESDENCEVDPSRCATSDLAEHQANLRMCCELAFCKILDSYRVFPRELKEVFASWRQECGNRGRPDISERLISASLFLRFLCPAVMSPSLFDLMQEYPDERTARTLTLIAKVIQNLANFSKFGTKEEYMLFMNDFVERQWSSMQRFLQEISNPDGLNHTAGFDGYIDLGRELSSLHTLLTELDQSSLSKLGPLPRILRDVSAALANPGGVANPGGVSVSSPEPQRVVSPPPLSPPLSPPLAACNPSIGLQGGVGLEGGLVDFTRLPSPTPENKDLFFVTKGSSLQPASGLQGSPAPSSSYSEPNENEAGFEMTNGSRREGPELTNESRSLSLVDLQDSSPSDGLDDSQWQRRTGLLPLSFQNPVYHMTATSPRQPQQQADATPSDGSVGSQGNADDRNAMATKPAFLTQMSVGLSGAERGERGERMSAMSSSSSGEEYSRRALSLTDTLTGSSAPPRQTSSGPQRRIDQPPPPSSAPPGPPRGRTPPSMLSGGGGSAYPPRPASGSMMSSSPDWPSSGQSRLRQTSSSSKGDSPEKQRPATKAPSPCALDRTAAWLLNMNSASSYGETEDDRHDDALIDKYQQEIALLQEKLRVAALRQEECEARLLVQDQQNQRMLQEYQARLEDTESRLRRLQDDKDLQMNSIISRLMAVEEELKKDHSDMQAVVDSKQKIIEAQEKRIASLDAANSRLMAALTQLKERYAVTSQRNGLSPSNTSSLQITENGEFRNSGNC
- the dab2ipa gene encoding disabled homolog 2-interacting protein isoform X2, translated to MRRLRCGSQESLLSAGCVSSLELKMDQSVIIKPVHSSLLGQDYCFEVTTSTGTKCFSCRSAAERDKWMENLRRAVHPNKDNSRRLENILTVWVIEAKDLPAKKRYFCELCLDDSLYARTSCKLKTDNIFWGERFDFSSLPSISAVTLHLYKDTDRKRKKDKSSYVGLVNIPVAMVTGRQLVEKWYSVSTPSTSRGKSSVPTVRIKARYQSIVILPMEQYKEFAEYISSNYLLLCNTLEASISLRAKEELAAALVHILHSTGKAKDFLTDLMMSEVDRCRDNDQLIFRENTLATKSIEGYLKLIGQKYLQDALGEFIKALYESDENCEVDPSRCATSDLAEHQANLRMCCELAFCKILDSYRVFPRELKEVFASWRQECGNRGRPDISERLISASLFLRFLCPAVMSPSLFDLMQEYPDERTARTLTLIAKVIQNLANFSKFGTKEEYMLFMNDFVERQWSSMQRFLQEISNPDGLNHTAGFDGYIDLGRELSSLHTLLTELDQSSLSKLGPLPRILRDVSAALANPGGVANPGGVSVSSPEPQRVVSPPPLSPPLSPPLAACNPSIGLQGGVGLEGGLVDFTRLPSPTPENKDLFFVTKGSSLQPASGLQGSPAPSSSYSEPNENEAGFEMTNGSRREGPELTNESRSLSLVDLQDSSPSDGLDDSQWQRRTGLLPLSFQNPVYHMTATSPRQPQQQADATPSDGSVGSQGNADDRNAMATKPAFLTQMSVGLSGAERGERGERMSAMSSSSSGEEYSRRALSLTDTLTGSSAPPRQTSSGPQRRIDQPPPPSSAPPGPPRGRTPPSMLSGGGGSAYPPRPASGSMMSSSPDWPSSGQSRLRQTSSSSKGDSPEKQRPATKAPSPCALDRTAAWLLNMNSASSYGETEDDRHDDALIDKYQQEIALLQEKLRVAALRQEECEARLLVQDQQNQRMLQEYQARLEDTESRLRRLQDDKDLQMNSIISRLMAVEEELKKDHSDMQAVVDSKQKIIEAQEKRIASLDAANSRLMAALTQLKERYAVTSQRNGLSPSNTSSLQITENGEFRNSGNC